Below is a genomic region from Lonsdalea populi.
GGCGCCATCAATACCCCCATCAACAAAGAAAAAATGAACGACCCTGAGAAGCGGGCGGCGCTGGAAAAAATGATCCCGATGAAGCGCGCGGGCGAACCCGAAGAGATCGCCAGCGTCACGGCCTGGCTCGCCTCTGAGCAGGCCTCTTACGTCACCGGCATTACGCTGTTCGCCGACGGCGGTATGACGCTCTACCCTTCCTTCCAGGGCGGACAGGGATAAATTTTATCCGCCCCAGACAACTCCGCCTCCCTTTCTCTTCGCGCCGTCGGCCGAAGGGAGGGGAGAGGTCGTTAATCCCCCTAAAGAGAGAAATAGGCATGAACATACTAATCGCGCTGATCCCGGCACTATTCTGGGGGATCCTCCCGCTCTTGGTGTCCTCTATCGGCGGCTCGCCCAATAACCAGATTATCGGCACCACGCTGGGCGCCTTCGTCGTCGCTCTCATCATCGCGATATTTGTGCCAGCGAATCTGGTATGGCCGGTTATCGTGGGCGGAGCCGGTTCGGGGATGTGCTGGGCCTTCGGTCAATATCTGCAGTACGTCTCCTTCACGAAAATCGACGTGTCGAAAGCCATGCCCGTGTCCACCGGGCTGCAGCTGATCGGGACTTCCCTGTTCAGCGTCTGCTTTTTCGGCGAGTGGAAAGACACCAAAATGCTGGGTTTTTTCGCTATCTTTCTGGTGATAGTCGGTGTGTATCTGACCACCTACACCTCAAAGAAAAACGCCTCGCAAGATCAGCATCTGCTCACCGGGGTGGGAATTCTGATCGTCTCGATGTTCGGCTACATCGGCTATTCCGCCCTGCCCCGGCTCTTTAATCTCAGCGGGTGGGACGCCTTCCTGCCGCAAACGGCGGGCATGGTGATAATGTCGATCCTGCTCTCCATCAAACAGCTCGGCAGTGCGCTTAAAGAGAAGAAAACCTATTTGAGTATGCTGCCCGGCTTAATCTTTGCCATTGCCGCGCTGGGTTATTTGATCTCCGCGCAGCGCAACGGCGTGGCGACCGGGTTTACGCTGTCTCAGATGAGCGTGATTATCTCCACGCTGGGTGGGATCTTTATCCTCAAGGAACATAAAACCCGCACGGAGCTGATCCTCACCCTTATCGGTTTGGGGCTGGTGTTGAGCGGCGGGATTATCATCAGTCAGATTTGACGCCGGCCGTCGCGCCTGCGACCGCCTTACTTGTAAGCGAGCAGGCTAAACGGTCACCGGAAAAATGAAACCGAAAAAGAGGGGCGATGCCCCTCAGATGCGCGTGCTACGGTTCCTGTCTGACGCCTTGTTCATGATGGCTAACAGGATAAAAACGCCCTTCCTTCAGAGCGGTTTCGATCTCTTCCAGACTGCGCCCTTTCGTTTCGGGCATCATCCAGTAGATAAAGATGAACCCCAGCAGATTCAGCAACGCGTAAAACCAGATGGCGCCGCCAATGCCCAGCGGGTAGACCTCCGACCCCACCAGCCAGCCGATGACCTGAATTCCTCCCGAGTTGAAAACCATAAAGGCGAACAGGCGGGCCACAATCAACCAGCCGTCCTAACTCCGTTGGCGTTCAATCTAAACATCACAGCAGCGCCGGGCTGATGATCGCGCCGGGGTCATATACAGCGTCAGAGTGCGGCGGCCGATACGGTCGACCAACAGCTTACCCATCATGGTCAGCGCCAGATAAATGGCCGCCACGCCCAGCGCGAAGATCGCGGCGACGATCATGACCGTGTAGCGCCGTCCCAGCATGCTGGACAGCTTACCGCAGGACAGAACCCAGACCACGGCGCCCACCAGTATGGCGCTGGTGACCAGTTCCTGAGCATGAGACGAGAGGGAAACGTCATGGGTGATTTGCAGCAGAGCGCCGGAAATAATCCCGGTATCATAGCCATATAAGAATCCCGCGATGGCGGCTATGGCGGTTGCTGTCAATAAAAAGGCATCGGCGCTCAATAAGCTGTTATTTTCACTATCGGACGTGTCGGATAACTTTTCATTGTCAGCCGGTAATACCTTCGGGAGGTTATTACTGTATTTGTCGCTGTCGTCGCGCACATCAGACATAATTT
It encodes:
- a CDS encoding GRP family sugar transporter; its protein translation is MNILIALIPALFWGILPLLVSSIGGSPNNQIIGTTLGAFVVALIIAIFVPANLVWPVIVGGAGSGMCWAFGQYLQYVSFTKIDVSKAMPVSTGLQLIGTSLFSVCFFGEWKDTKMLGFFAIFLVIVGVYLTTYTSKKNASQDQHLLTGVGILIVSMFGYIGYSALPRLFNLSGWDAFLPQTAGMVIMSILLSIKQLGSALKEKKTYLSMLPGLIFAIAALGYLISAQRNGVATGFTLSQMSVIISTLGGIFILKEHKTRTELILTLIGLGLVLSGGIIISQI
- a CDS encoding MFS transporter translates to MARLFAFMVFNSGGIQVIGWLVGSEVYPLGIGGAIWFYALLNLLGFIFIYWMMPETKGRSLEEIETALKEGRFYPVSHHEQGVRQEP
- a CDS encoding MFS transporter; this translates as MSDVRDDSDKYSNNLPKVLPADNEKLSDTSDSENNSLLSADAFLLTATAIAAIAGFLYGYDTGIISGALLQITHDVSLSSHAQELVTSAILVGAVVWVLSCGKLSSMLGRRYTVMIVAAIFALGVAAIYLALTMMGKLLVDRIGRRTLTLYMTPARSSARRCCDV